In the genome of Triticum urartu cultivar G1812 chromosome 5, Tu2.1, whole genome shotgun sequence, one region contains:
- the LOC125511434 gene encoding uncharacterized protein LOC125511434 produces MASQAVETHRAGAEVFRGDGAICKKKCVEVLEELGLPTGLLPLEDMEEFGYNRAAGFMWLVQRKKTEHTFKKVKQTVSYAGEVTAFVEPGKLRKIAGVKTKELFLWLSVVEVYVESVTAPGKVTFKTGTGLSDTFDAAAFALGE; encoded by the coding sequence ATGGCATCCCAAGCCGTCGAGACCCATCGTGCCGGCGCGGAGGTATTCCGCGGCGACGGCGCCATCTGCAAGAAGAAGTGCGTGGAGGTGCTGGAGGAGCTGGGCCTCCCGACGGGCCTGCTGCCCCTGGAGGACATGGAGGAGTTTGGGTACAACCGCGCGGCCGGCTTCATGTGGCTGGTGCAGAGGAAGAAGACGGAGCACACGTTCAAGAAGGTGAAGCAGACCGTGTCGTACGCCGGCGAGGTGACGGCCTTCGTCGAGCCGGGGAAGCTGAGGAAGATCGCCGGCGTGAAGACCAAGGAGCTGTTCCTGTGGCTCAGCGTGGTGGAGGTGTATGTTGAGAGCGTGACGGCCCCTGGTAAGGTCACCTTCAAGACCGGCACTGGTCTCTCCGACACCTTTGATGCAGCTGCTTTTGCCCTTGGAGAATGA